The Glycine soja cultivar W05 chromosome 9, ASM419377v2, whole genome shotgun sequence sequence GTGTATTGGAGTGTCACATAGTTTGACGTGTGTAGTTTGTAGATCTCGATAAtacatcatttaaaataattataattttaattaaaaaataatctacaaATAAGATTTTTCTATCTTTCCTTAAACTATCTTTTCAAATGAACTTCAGTTCAGTTGAAAAATGTTTGAGGTGAATATACAAAGAAGAGAGATAAGTAGAAGAAAAAATGCGAGACGTGATGcagtaattaaaaaagaaaaagaaaaaccaaaataaacttGAATAACATATGAAAGAAAAACTAAGGAAATGATAATAATTACCCACTTCGATATATCGCATTGcaattaagattttaatttgttcTTCAATTATGTTTCTACGTATATTGTTGAGTTATAAGGCAAGTCAAAATTCTCATAATTTTGATTAGATATAAatacatacaaaatttaaaaattatatcttataTATCATCAAACTAATGcattatatatgtgaatatcaaacgaaaacaaacaaatatattttggtTCTCTTGAAATAGAACCATTCAATTTGCAAACaactatatgatattttttatttggggtGTTTCagcaaataattaaattactttatgcattttatattttatttccctAATAACGATTTTTAATGATAAtcttaaaaatcaatgttgaccATCATGCTAGCtggttaaaatataaaaagttttgaACTTATAATATTAGAACCCAAGCCAAGACATACACTAAGATGTTTTTCGTAGGTTGCTATTTAATTATAGAAGCTAATTACTACAGTACGTATTGTCAACCAGTCTTTCAACATCTTTATTACTTTCATTCATTCtcttcaaaataaaatgttacttTCATCCATCAAAGAAgctataaaacaataaatttcaaattaaggtTGTGCTTCCAAATTAAAACTGCAATAAGTACACAATGTTATACGGATATCTTAGCTAGAACTAGAGAAAATAAACAACATTGAACTTCATAATAATATATCCTCACAAGTCTCAACACACAGacacataatttaattactgCTGTTATTACGAGCTTCCTCTCCGCTGATAGATGTCCATAAATTTGGGGGCAGTTTTGTCCAATTAAGTTTTTCCTTTAGGCTCTGTATTTCTTCCAGTTGTGCCTGGTAGACTTCTGCAATCACAGTGTAGCCATATGTTCATATTCATGCGTTAAATTTGAAACAAGCAACAAATGACAAATCTGCAACTTCACAAATTTAAGCAATAATTTCCCTGAAtttggatatattttttgttgttttgaaaaatgtgCACTAGGGTTCCTCGATTCTTTCAAGCATGATTTAGGAAAGAGGTAAAATTGACACACCACCATGATTCATGAGATGACCTtcataaaacaaattaacaagTATAATGATTGAACCTTATTTCTTTATCCaatttaatatgaattgattgataaaaggGGACAtcacattcaattttttaaggcataaattaaaaaaaaaaaacgaaatgaTGCATACCATCTTGAAGTTGTGCTTCTTGCGTCAGAGCCTCTAGACGCATCATGCTCTCCTTATTCTCTTCAGCCAATTCTATACAGTCTCTCTGCATCATGAGACATTGATAAGTTAGCTGATTTTGTCTTCTTTACCTTATTATGCATGTGtacaaaattgaatttaattaaaatactaagAGAGTAATGCTACATAGAATAGTTTCATAAACTTTGTTAAGCCCCAAGGATGGGTGGGTGTCAGATACATTCATGTGGTGGGGACCACTCatcttccaagagtcacatgaAAAAACaccaatataaattttgaatctaTAATAAGGGAATGTAAACAAGCCAACTTACTTCAATGATGTAAAATAGTATTGGAAAAACTGTATAGTATATAGGGTTTAGGCCTGCATTATGTTTCTAtgtaaaaataatgagattatTGTACAATGTACGCCACATTGTAGCACAAGTTGTTAGAAAACATCTAAACTACTAATACCAACTAACAACAATTACAACCAAGAAAGCTTTATCCCGTTGAGGTTGGCTAATTGGATCAATCGATGCATTGGGGCAGTATCAAATACCAAAATTTCATTACAACCTAGCTCAAGCACATTTGCAAAgttgaaacaaagttaaattgcAAACTGCCTTAAAAAACCCTTTACTTTTATATCCTGGCTAAATTTTGGCGAAGAAAGAATGAAATTGTCAGAATACAAAACCAATTTGCttgttaaggaaaaaaataaaaactccaGTCATGTAAAAAGAGAAGATATTCAATGATATTACTGATGATAAAACTAAAGATATACGATGCAACAAGGGAGTTTGATTTATAAAATTACACATACCTCGTCCCAACCTACCTTCACCATTTGCACTAAAAGTACGACCAATTTTTTACACAGCTATTAACTGGAGAAAAATGTCCTCTCGTCTACAATTGTAAACTAATATACGGTCTACAATAGTATTCAGTGCATATATTTTTCAAGATTTTGATACATGATATATATGTTCTGTAGTTGATTCAGACCACCATGTGATTCTTTTGTTAGCCATGACTCTTTCCAAACAAAATGATATCAAACTAGCATAATTATCAGTCTTTTAGTCCTCAATTTTGTTTTGGACCCAAATTCTTATTTCTAAACGTTATACATATGTTTTCATGAGCAATgttattcttttttctaattgccatgcataattaaattcatagcATTGTTAGAGTGTTGTAGGGCTCCATCAAAACACGGACAATAACAAGTAACCAAATTCATGCTTATTCGTCATCAATGTGATAAATGGAAAGGAAAGAACATACCTTAAGCATGGCAAG is a genomic window containing:
- the LOC114366960 gene encoding transcription factor RF2b-like, whose product is MKMRIRYIIEWRKLKKLKIKVAKLIAKLAMLKRDCIELAEENKESMMRLEALTQEAQLQDEVYQAQLEEIQSLKEKLNWTKLPPNLWTSISGEEARNNSSN